The window GACAGAAAGTAGACAGTTCACCAATCTTTCGACCACTTACTATGAAAAGTATGTGGCACAAACTATTACAGAAATTGCTAAAGACAATTCTGTTAATGTACTGGTTCTCTTCACATCGCTTGAAATGTTAAAAAATGTTTATCATATGATACAACCGACATTAATGGATCGTAGCATAGAAACACTGGCACAGGGGATTTCTGGATCTAGGGAACGAATTCTCAAACGATTCACTAAGCAAGGTGGTCAAAAAGTTCTGTTAGGAGCAGATTCTTATTGGGAAGGCGTGGATTTACCCGGAGATGCATTAGAATTAATTGTCGTGGTTAGAATGCCTTTTGAATCGCCAGACAGACCATATGTGAAAGAAAAATTACGTCTCTATCAAGAGCGTGGTTTAGATGGTTTTCAGCACTATTCTTTACCAAAAGCCATTTTACGTCTTCGTCAAGGGATTGGTCGGTTAATTCGTAGTAATGAGGATCACGGTGCTATCGTTATGTTAGATCCACGTATTCGTACCGCCAAATATGCTAAAAAAATTCAGCAAGCATTACCTGAAGGATTGGTCTTAAAAGAACAGCCATTAAAGGCTATAATGAAAGAATTATCTCAGTTTATTGGGAAAAGTAATAATAGGTAAATAATGGAGGTTCAAAAATGCATAAAAAAATAATGACAGGTATTGTCGCATTGTTAGTGTTGATAATAGCCGGAAGTGTGTTGATTTTCTTTAAATCTATTCAACCCTATCGTCAAGCAGAGAAAGAGGCCATCTCTTTTGCAAAGAAACATGTGGATATTGAGACGGTAGATGAATTTTATTGGTTTAATCGTAAGGAAACAAATTTTACATTAGTCGGTAAAACCTCTAAAGGAAGTGAAATCGTCGTATTTATTCCTGAAAGTGGCGATAAGATTAAGGTGATGAAACAATCAGAAGGCATTAACTATGATCAAGTGATGTCACTGATTCATAAAGAATATCAACCTAATAAAATTTTAAAAATGAATTTAGGGATGATTAAAAATATTCCACAATGGGAAGTCGTTGTCCAAAATGAAGATGAAAGTCTGACTTACTATTTAATTGATTTTGAATCAGGGAAAATGACATCGATGATTGAAAATGTTTAGAAATTGGAGGAACCAACGATGAATTTATCACAAAGAGCAAGACAATTAACACCTTCAGCCACACTTGCTACTGCTCAAAAAGCAATGGAATTAAAAAAAACCGGTGTTGATGTTATTAGTTTAACGTTAGGACAACCTGATTTTGTCACACCAATTAATATTCAACAAGCAGCTATTTTATCAATTGAAAATGGCGAGGCAAGTTTTTATGCACCATCTAATGGTATTTACCCATTACGTCAAGCGATTATTGATCGGATTGAAACAGATCACGGCTATCGCTATTCATTAGATGAGGTAGTGGTGAGTGAAGGGGCAAAATTTGGTTTGTATGCGTTATTTCAAGTTTTATTAGATAAAGAAGATGAAGTGATTATCCCAGTGCCTTACTGGGTTAGTTATGCTGAACAAGTCAAACTGGCAGATGGGACACCTATTTTTGTTGAAGCAAAAGAGACGAACCAATTCAAAGTGACCGTTGAAGATTTAGAAAATGCGAGAACAGACAAAACCAAACTTGTGATTATTAATTCACCATCTAATCCAACGGGTATGCTCTATTCAAAACATGAATTAGAAGCAATTGGTAATTGGGCAGTTAAACATAATGTCTTTATAGTAGCAGATGAAATATACGGTCAATTGATTTATAATGGCAATGAGTTTACGTCAATGATTGAATTATCTGATGCTATTCGCAAGCAAACATTTATTATTAATGGGGTATCAAAAAGCTACGCGATGACAGGTTGGCGTATAGGCTATGTACTAGGTGATAAAGAGGTAATTAAAGCAATTAATACGATTAATAGTCAATCTATTAGTAATTGTGGAACCGTTAGTCAATATGCTGCAGTAGAAGCACTGAGTGGCCCTCAAGTATCCGTTGAAACGATGCGTAAGTCATTTGAAGAACGATTAAATACCATTTATCCATTAGTTGAAGCCTTGCCTGGTGTTTCAATTGAAAAACCAAAAAGTGCCTTTTATTTATATCCAAATGTTAGACAAACTATGACACTTTGTGGGTATGACAATGTCACAGCATTTGTTGATGATTTATTAGAAGAAGCTCATGTGGCAGTTGTAAGTGGTGAAGGGTTTGGAACAAAAGATCACATTCGTATTAGTTATGCAACAAATATTGAAACAATCAAAAAAGGTGTGGAAAGAATTGCATCTTTTATTGAAAAAAAGCAGAAATAACGATATAGTATTATTAATGCTAATGAAACAGTGAAGGGGAGATTTAAGAGATGGAAAGAATTCGTATTATTGATTCTAAAGACCACGTAGGCGAAATCGTTCAAATTGGTGGTTGGATTGCTAATAAACGTTCAAGCGGAAAAATCGCTTTTTTACAATTACGTGATGGCTCAGCCTTTTTCCAAGGTGTAGTCGTAAAAACAGAAGTACCGGAAGAGGTATTTAATACAGCAAAAGGGTTAAGTCAAGAAACATCAGTTATTGTAACCGGTGAAATTCGTGAAGATTCACGTTCAAAATTTGGTTATGAAATTGGTATTCAAAATATTGAAGTAGTAGGCGAAAGTAATGACTACCCTATTACACCAAAAGAACATGGTACTGACTTCTTAATGGATAATCGTCATTTGTGGTTACGTTCAAGTCGTCAACATGCCATTATGCAAATTCGTAACGAAATTATTCGTGCAACTTATGAATTTTATAACAGCCGTGGATTTACTAAGATTGATCCACCAATCTTAACAAGTAGCGCACCAGAAGGAACAACAGAGTTATTTTCTACTGATTACTTTGGTCAAGATGCTTATCTATCTCAAACAGGTCAGTTGTATGCTGAAGCAGCGGCAATGGCATTTGGTAAAGTATTCTCATTTGGTCCAACATTCCGTGCTGAAAAATCTAAAACACGTCGTCATTTGACTGAATTTTGGATGATTGAACCAGAAATGGCATTTGTTAAGCATGAAGAAAGTTTACAAGTTCAAGAGCAGTATGTAGCATTCTTGGTACAATCAGTATTAGACAATTGTGATTATGCGTTAGACGTTTTAGGTCGAGACAAAGAGTTATTAAAAATCTATACAGAATTACCATTCCCACGCATTTCATATGATGATGCGATTAAATTATTAAACGAAAATGATTTCGATGATATTACATGGGGCGATGATTTTGGTTCACCTCATGAAACATTTATTGCTAACCATTTTAGCAAGCCAGTGTTTATTACAAACTATCCTAAAGGTATCAAACCATTCTACATGCCATCACCAGAAGATCGCGATGATGTTGTGATTTGTGCAGACTTAATTGCGCCAGAAGGTTACGGTGAGATTATTGGTGGTAGTGAACGTGCGATTGGTTATGATAATATGAAACAACGTTTAGAAGAAAACAACTTGAGCCTTGATGAATACGGTTGGTATTTAGATTTAAATAAATACGGTCCAGTTCCACATTCAGGATTTGGTTTAGGTTTAGAACGTGCAGTTACATGGATTTCAGGTATTGAACATATCCGTGAAGCTAGCCCATTCCCACGTATGTTACACAGAATTTACCCATAGAATAACAGTTAATGTAAGAGTCCTTTTATAGGGCTCTTTTTTTATGGGGAAATAGTTAGTAGTTATTTAAATTTTTTTCTACTTGACAGTCTTAAGTGTGTTGGTTAGTATAGTACACATAGAACAGTTAGATGGAAGGAGGAATAACATTGCAACTTGATAAAAGGAGTCGCAAGCCGCTCTATGAGCAAGTGGTTTATGGAATAAAACAAGATATTATGTTAGGAATTCTTGAGGTGAATGAAAAATTACCTTCTGTTAGAGAATTAGCTAGCCAATTGTTGATTAATCCAAATACAATCAGTAAGGCTTATAAGCAACTTGAATCGGAAGGGATTATTATGACCATTCGTGGGAAAGGAACTTTCGTGGCAGAACAGGTCAATACAGCACGTGATGAACGCAAAGTTCAAGCAATTAAAGAAAAACTAATTGAGTTAGTGGTTGAAGCAAATTATCAACAGGTTGGTGAAGGGGAATTATTGGCTTGGATTAAGGAAGCTGTAAAGTCAAACGGAGGAATGAAAAATGAAAGTTGAACATTTAAGTAAAGAAATAGAACAACGTTTAATTATTGATGATGTAAATTTTGAATTAAAAAAAGGAGAAATAGTTGGTCTGATTGGTCGAAATGGTGAAGGGAAAACCACTATTTTTCGCTTGATTGCTAATCACTATAACAAAACAAAGGGACATATATTTATTAATGAAGAAAACATCGATCGTCATCGTGAGCTTTATAGCCAAATTTTTTATATAGACAGTCAGTATCATAGTTTAAGTGGCATGACACCAAAGACTATAGCTAAACAGTATCAAGAGCTATATCCATCGTTTGATACGCATCGTTTTTTAGGATTAGTTGATGCCTATCAATTGCCTATAAATAAATCTTACCGAACATACTCAAAAGGTATGCAAGGGTTATTGCTTATTATTTTGGCTATTTGTACTAATGCAACGTATATTTTATTAGATGAGCCATTAGATGGGTTAGATTTTTATGTGAAGAAGCAAGCACTACAATTGATGTTAGAAGAAGTAGCCGAGGCTAAAAAAACATTGCTGATTAGCTCACATAATTTACTGGAGTTAGAGTACATTATAGACCGAGCATTAATTATTAAAAAAGGTCGCCTAGTTAAAAATTATCAATTAAACGAAGTGAAGGAATCGATTAAGAAGATTCAAATGATATTCCCAAATAATGAGTTGCCACGGTTAGTAACTGAAAATGCAACTATTTTAGAATCTCGTGGTAAAGTGACAGTAGCGCTTTTCCATCAACTTTCGCCAGAATTAATAACTGAAATTTCAAGCCATGAACCTATATTATTTGAAGAATTACCAGTTAGTCTTGAAGATGTTGTAGCATCACAAGTTTTAGATGATACAGAGTTAGTAATAGCTAAAAAAGGAGGGAATGCTGATGAATAATTCTTTACTAAAAATCATTTGGCAACGCCATAAATTAATCTTACTTGTTGCAGTAGCGGTTATTATTGGAAGTTATATACAATCAACTGTATCTCAATACAATAGTTGGAAAGATCAGGATGACTATTATCATTCGAAGGTATTTAAAGAAAATTTTTATGAAGAAATGAAAGAAAACAAAAAAGCTGGCATAGATGGCGTAATGTCTTCTATAACGGATGAAGGAGAAGAGCAGTTTACTAATAATTTCAAAGAGTATCAAGAACAGAGTATTGAAAACAACAAGGTGTTTAGTCAAGATTATTATGGTATAAACTACTATGGTAGTAACTTTTTTACTCTCGTTTCGTTATTAACTATTTTCTTAGGGTTAGCAGTCTTTCTATATGATAATAATGCTAACTTTAATCAAGCGTTGTTTTCTTCACGTTTTACAAGGAAACAAATTTTTAATAGTAAATTAGGAATGTTTAGCTTAGCTTTTTTTACTAGTCATATTATAGGAACGATTATTTACTTGCTGGGTATATTTAAGTCAATACCCAAAGAAAATCTAGCTGTTTCTGTGGGAGAATTAATACCAAGCGTAGTGGCGTGTTTGTTGCTGGGTGCATGTTTCTTTTACGTATCAGTTTTGGCAGGTATTATTATGGGACAATGGTTATTTGCAGCTCCAACCGTGATGGCCTTTTTCTTATCGATAGATTATTTTAAAAGTAGTATAGTTGATTGGATGATTATATTTAATGGTGAGTATGATGATTATACAAATGGCACTGGGATTGATTATACGCGTTACTCCTTAGACAATTGGGTAAGTGACTATAGCAATAATAGTGTCCCAATATCACAATGGATAAGCATGGTTATCATTATAGTGGGATGTATCGGTGTGAGCTATTGGTTGTTCCAACAATTAAGCACAGATAATGCGCATCAATATTTAGCCTTTGATTTCTTGAAAAAACCTGTTTTAATAACGGCGATGATTTATATTTTCTTCAGTGTTTTTTCAGTGGATTTATACGGTGGTATTATCTATGAAAAAATGAGCACCCTAGTTATCATGATCGCTATGATGCTAGTGTCAATGATTTTGATATATGTTGTATTTCATTTACTTATTTATCGTGAGCTGCCATTTAAAATGAAGCAAAGTAGATCATAATAATTAATAAATAACTAATATGAAAAGTACGAATTAAATATTCGTACTTTTTTTTCGCAATTTGTATATTAAAAGTAGATTTATTTAACGTTAATTGGTATATTATAATGAATAAAGGGGGGATTTTATGAATTACATACAAAGAGCTTGGGCAAGTGTCGCACGCAAGAAAGGCAAGTCATTGATTTTATTTGCAGTTATTTTTATTTTAGGAAACGTGATTGCAGGAGCTATTGCCATTCAGCAAGCCACAGGGAACGTTGAAAAAAATATTAAAAAGTCATTAAATGCAACCGCTACATTAACGGTTGACTATGATAAATTAGAAAAGGTTTCAGAAGATTTTGATTATAATGATTTGAAATCGCAAGATATTAAAGTGGTCAATCAGATTGGTGAATTACCTCAAGTTGAATATATGGATTACACAATGAACGCATATGAACAAACGAAAAAAATAAAAACGATTACGTCTGATAATATGGGTGGTATGTCAGGTCTTAATTATTCGGGAGGTAACCAACCCGAAATTAGTGATATTAAAAAAGGAATCATCCAACTAAAAGATGGTCGTGTCTTTTCAGAAAGTGATATTAATGAAGGGAAGCAAGTGGGGTTAATTTCTACAGAATTGGCAAAAGCCAATCATCTGAAAATAGGGGATAAAATGGTGATAGATCAAATACAAGATTTTTCTTGGATTGATGATAGCGCTGAATCTGAGAGCGAAGGAATGGTTGAAGAACCAGTACTAACTAAAGATAATAGTGTAACAGTTAATTTATCGATTGAGATAATTGGCTTTTTTGATTTAGTTGACAAGTCAAAAGAAGCAAGTAAATCTGATAATGAAGAAGACAAATTTGCTTCAGAAATGCAAAAAATTGAGTTACAAAATACCGTGTATATGCCCAATAAGACGATCGTCAAGAATACACGTCAAATTGCTGAAGCAGTCAAAAAAGCAAATCCATCTTTTTATGACAATATGTATGGAGATTTATCTCTTGATGAGATTGAAAAGGAGTATTCATTTGGTCAACCGTTTTATATGTTGAAATCACCAGAAGATGCCGAATCGTTTAGAGAAGATGCACAGGCATTGTTAACGAAATACGAGAAAGTCTTACTTTCAACTGACCAGTATAATGAAGTTGCAGGACCATTAAATCAAATGTCGAAGTTAGCTAATATTGTACTGTGGGTAGCAATTGGTGCTTCAATTATCATTGTTACTTTAGTTGTGTTGCTATTCTTGCGTGATCGTAAACATGAATTAGGCGTTTACTTATCAATGGGTGAGAAACGTCGCAAAGTAATCGGTCAAATAATAATTGAAGTGATGTTAATTGGTTTTGTCGCATTAAGCGCGTCTGTTGTTAGTGGTAATTTTGTGGCTAAATCAGTCTCCAATTCAATGATTGCAGCCAATGTTAAGAAAGAAAATGAAACAGCACAGGATGATTATAAATCAGAATTTGAATATCAATATTTGGGCGGCAAGAGCGTTAGTCAAGAGGACGTGTTGGATGCGTATGAGGTGAAATTAACACCTAAATTTATTGGATTATTTTATGCTGCAGGTTTAGGTGTGATTATATTATCGGTCCTAGTACCGTTATTGTACATTGTCAGACTAAATCCTAAGAAAATACTAATGTAAGGAGCGAAGAGTAATGGCGATACTAGAAGCGAAAAATATTAATTACTATTATCAAGATGGCGATCAAATGAGATATATTTTAAAAGATACTTCTATTAGTTTTGAAAAAGGTAAATTTTATGCGATTGTGGGGCAATCTGGTTCAGGAAAAACAACCTTTCTTTCGTTATTAAGTGCGTTAGAAACACCTAAAGAAGGCACGATTTATTTTGAAGGGAAAGATATCAAAGAAATTGGATATGAACAGTTCCGAAGAGATAATATTAGTATTATTTTTCAAAGCTATAATTTAATTCCATATCTAACAGCTGTTGAAAATGTATTAGTTAATATGTCTATTACCGACAATGAGTTGCCAGGTAATGAGCGTGAGATTGCGTATAATTTATTGGATTACATAGGACTAGATAAAGCAAAAGCTGATCGTCAAGTTAATCAGCTATCAGGTGGAGAACAACAGCGTGTAGCGATTGCACGTTCACTTTCTACAAACGTTGATGTCATTTTAGCCGATGAACCCACCGGTAATTTAGATGAGGGAAAAGAAGAAGAGATTATTGAAATCTTTAAGGAGTTAGCACATAAGCATGGAAAATGTGTAATTGTCGTAACCCATTCTGGCGAAATTGCGGAACAAGCAGATGCATCAATTACGCTTCGTAAGGGAGGGTTACTGTTTAATGAGTGATTTTTTATCAAACTTCACCAATGATAATTATGGAAATAAACAACCGAGAAAAAAAGAACGTCATTCTGATAAATCTCCTCTAGAAGAAACATCTACGGAAGAAAGAACAAATGATTCAGTTGAATTAAATGGAAAAGAGAATGAACAAAAATCTCAGTTGAATAACCCAACTGAAAAAAAGGATCAACATAAAACGTCCGCTTCTAGTCAACCTATATTTGATGAAGACACACAGACGATAACAGATCCAACTTATCGAAAAAAACAAATAAGAAAAAAGTTACTGATAGCAGTATCTGCCATTATTGTGTTGATGGGATGTTTGTTTGCTTATTATCAATTTTCTACTGTTAAGGTACCAGATTTTGTGGGTAAAAATGTGAGTGAAGTAAGAGAATGGGGCGTCGATTCCGGCGTGAAGATTTCACCAGAACAAGTATATGATTTTGATGAAAAAATTAATGCTGTAGTTAAACAAAATCAAACAGCGGGCAAGCGAATGAAGAAAAAAGACAAATTGATCGTGCAAACAAGTTTAGGTCCTGACCCCAAAGAGCTTATCGCTTTGCCAACGTTTGAAGAGATGACCATTACCCAAGCTCAAGAATGGATAGAAAGTAATAAAGCAGAAAACGTTACAATTTCTGAAGAGTATAATGATAAAGTAGCGGCTAAAAAATTAATCAAACAAGAATTTTCTCAAAAAGATTTCGATAAGAAAAAATATAAACGTGAAGACCAGATGATTTTAACCTATTCAAAAGGAAAAGAAGTATTTGAAAAAAATATTGCGATGCCTGATTTTAAGAAAAAAGATAAAGGCAAGTTAGATGAATGGGTGAAAGCCAATGAAATAAAAGCGACAGTTAAGTGGGTCGATTCTGATGAGGAAAAAGGGAAGGTCCTCACTCAGAGTGTGGAACCAACTGTGAAGGTAGCTAAACGTGAGTGTTTATCTTTTACTATTTCTAAAGGCAAGCCAATTATTGTGCCGGATTTTTCTCTTTATAACAAGAATACTGTGGAAGAAATTACTGGTTTAACAGTGCAAGTTAACGAAAAGTTTTCTGATAGCGTGTCGTTTGGGGGGCTTCTTTCACAATCAGTTGAAGCTGGGAAAAAATATTATGAAGGTGAGCCACTTCCCACTATTACTGTGGAGTACTCGGTTGGACAACCTTATTTACGTTCCTATATAGGAGAGCTAGAGGGGGATTTAGCTGAACGTTTCTTTAATGATTATCAATCTAAAGGAGCAAATATTACGTATACCACATACCGAACACCATCAAGTGAGCCAAAAGGAACAGTGGTCAAAATGAGTTTATATAATGAATTTGTTTCAACAGACTATCATGTTTCAATCGGCATAAGTGATGGAAGTAAAGCATCTGAGGTACCCAAATACCAAGAGGATGAGCTAGATAAGGAATTACCTGAAACAAAAGACAGCTTAGAAGATATTGCAAACTAAAGAACTAAATAGGAAGAAGAGTGAGCCAAAGTTTGGCTCACTCTTTTTTAGATAAATATCATTTTTGAATAGAAATCTTTTGTTATACCAACGAATTGTGCTATAATAGATTATGTAAATTTATGTTCGAAAAACTTCGCGCTAGGGTAGCTTAGGGCGATTTTTAATCGAATGAATTTTAATAAGTGACTAAGGGTGATGAAAGTTGAGCAGGATACCACAAGAAGTTCTTGATGACATAAGGCATCAAGTGAATATCGTCGATGTTGTTGGCCAATATGTTCAACTGAAAAAATCAGGAAAAAATTACTTTGGATTATGTCCATTCCATGATGAAAAATCCCCGTCGTTTTCAGTTGCGGAAGATAAGCAGATTTTTCATTGCTTCGGTTGTGGCAAAGGTGGGAATGTTTTTCAATTTCTTCAAGAAGTTGATGGCTTATCCTTTGTAGAATCTGTTGAAAAAGTTGCACAAACAAGCCATGTTGAGATTAATTATCAATTCCAACCAGAGATGTCTGTTAATGAAACAGGACAAAAAAGAAAAATTGATACACTAATCGAAATGCATGAAAAAGCAGCAACCTTATTTCAACACGTTCTGTTAAAAACCAAAGTAGGTGAGCCTGCATTAGAATATCTTTATCAGCGTGGTTTAACAGATGAACAAATTGAGCACTTTGGTATAGGTTTTGCACCATCTGAAAATAGCTTGTTACGAAAAGTATTTGAAAATGAAGGTTATAGTGAAGAACTATTAGAAGCATCTGGCCTAATGTCGTTACGTGACAATGGTGAATTCGTTGATCGTTTTTTTGGACGTATCATGTTTCCAATACGCAATAATCAAGGGAAACTAGTCGCTTTTTCGGGAAGATTATTTGATCAATATTTATTGGATCAAAAGAAGAGTCCGAAATACTTAAACAGTCCTGAAACTGAAATTTTTAACAAACGACAAGTATTGTATAATTTCTATGAAGCTAGAAAAACAGGACGTAAAGAAAATGAATTAGTGTTGTTTGAAGGATTTATGGATGTCATTGCGGCACATAATGCAGGAATTACCAATGGTGTTGCTTCAATGGGGACGAGCTTAACGGGAGAACAAATCAATACATTACAACGAACGGTAGGTCAACTATTAATTTGTTATGATGGGGATAATGCCGGTAAAGAAGCAAGCTTTCGCGCATTAAAAACAATTAGTGAGCAGTCAGCACTAGATATAAGCCTTGTCTTATTACCAGAAAAGATGGATCCAGATGAATTTATTCAAAAGTATGGATCTGAACGTTTCATCCATCTATTGAGAAATCAACGTGAATCTCCGTTTACTTTTAAATTAGATTATTATAAGCAGAATAAAAATTTAGAAAACGAACACGACCGCTTTGACTATTTGAACACGATGGTAACAGAATTATTATCGGTCAATTCTGTCATTGAACGTGA is drawn from Vagococcus xieshaowenii and contains these coding sequences:
- a CDS encoding DUF5590 domain-containing protein: MHKKIMTGIVALLVLIIAGSVLIFFKSIQPYRQAEKEAISFAKKHVDIETVDEFYWFNRKETNFTLVGKTSKGSEIVVFIPESGDKIKVMKQSEGINYDQVMSLIHKEYQPNKILKMNLGMIKNIPQWEVVVQNEDESLTYYLIDFESGKMTSMIENV
- a CDS encoding pyridoxal phosphate-dependent aminotransferase; translation: MNLSQRARQLTPSATLATAQKAMELKKTGVDVISLTLGQPDFVTPINIQQAAILSIENGEASFYAPSNGIYPLRQAIIDRIETDHGYRYSLDEVVVSEGAKFGLYALFQVLLDKEDEVIIPVPYWVSYAEQVKLADGTPIFVEAKETNQFKVTVEDLENARTDKTKLVIINSPSNPTGMLYSKHELEAIGNWAVKHNVFIVADEIYGQLIYNGNEFTSMIELSDAIRKQTFIINGVSKSYAMTGWRIGYVLGDKEVIKAINTINSQSISNCGTVSQYAAVEALSGPQVSVETMRKSFEERLNTIYPLVEALPGVSIEKPKSAFYLYPNVRQTMTLCGYDNVTAFVDDLLEEAHVAVVSGEGFGTKDHIRISYATNIETIKKGVERIASFIEKKQK
- the asnS gene encoding asparagine--tRNA ligase, producing the protein MERIRIIDSKDHVGEIVQIGGWIANKRSSGKIAFLQLRDGSAFFQGVVVKTEVPEEVFNTAKGLSQETSVIVTGEIREDSRSKFGYEIGIQNIEVVGESNDYPITPKEHGTDFLMDNRHLWLRSSRQHAIMQIRNEIIRATYEFYNSRGFTKIDPPILTSSAPEGTTELFSTDYFGQDAYLSQTGQLYAEAAAMAFGKVFSFGPTFRAEKSKTRRHLTEFWMIEPEMAFVKHEESLQVQEQYVAFLVQSVLDNCDYALDVLGRDKELLKIYTELPFPRISYDDAIKLLNENDFDDITWGDDFGSPHETFIANHFSKPVFITNYPKGIKPFYMPSPEDRDDVVICADLIAPEGYGEIIGGSERAIGYDNMKQRLEENNLSLDEYGWYLDLNKYGPVPHSGFGLGLERAVTWISGIEHIREASPFPRMLHRIYP
- a CDS encoding GntR family transcriptional regulator, with product MQLDKRSRKPLYEQVVYGIKQDIMLGILEVNEKLPSVRELASQLLINPNTISKAYKQLESEGIIMTIRGKGTFVAEQVNTARDERKVQAIKEKLIELVVEANYQQVGEGELLAWIKEAVKSNGGMKNES
- a CDS encoding ABC transporter ATP-binding protein, whose amino-acid sequence is MKVEHLSKEIEQRLIIDDVNFELKKGEIVGLIGRNGEGKTTIFRLIANHYNKTKGHIFINEENIDRHRELYSQIFYIDSQYHSLSGMTPKTIAKQYQELYPSFDTHRFLGLVDAYQLPINKSYRTYSKGMQGLLLIILAICTNATYILLDEPLDGLDFYVKKQALQLMLEEVAEAKKTLLISSHNLLELEYIIDRALIIKKGRLVKNYQLNEVKESIKKIQMIFPNNELPRLVTENATILESRGKVTVALFHQLSPELITEISSHEPILFEELPVSLEDVVASQVLDDTELVIAKKGGNADE
- a CDS encoding ABC transporter permease produces the protein MNYIQRAWASVARKKGKSLILFAVIFILGNVIAGAIAIQQATGNVEKNIKKSLNATATLTVDYDKLEKVSEDFDYNDLKSQDIKVVNQIGELPQVEYMDYTMNAYEQTKKIKTITSDNMGGMSGLNYSGGNQPEISDIKKGIIQLKDGRVFSESDINEGKQVGLISTELAKANHLKIGDKMVIDQIQDFSWIDDSAESESEGMVEEPVLTKDNSVTVNLSIEIIGFFDLVDKSKEASKSDNEEDKFASEMQKIELQNTVYMPNKTIVKNTRQIAEAVKKANPSFYDNMYGDLSLDEIEKEYSFGQPFYMLKSPEDAESFREDAQALLTKYEKVLLSTDQYNEVAGPLNQMSKLANIVLWVAIGASIIIVTLVVLLFLRDRKHELGVYLSMGEKRRKVIGQIIIEVMLIGFVALSASVVSGNFVAKSVSNSMIAANVKKENETAQDDYKSEFEYQYLGGKSVSQEDVLDAYEVKLTPKFIGLFYAAGLGVIILSVLVPLLYIVRLNPKKILM
- a CDS encoding ABC transporter ATP-binding protein; protein product: MAILEAKNINYYYQDGDQMRYILKDTSISFEKGKFYAIVGQSGSGKTTFLSLLSALETPKEGTIYFEGKDIKEIGYEQFRRDNISIIFQSYNLIPYLTAVENVLVNMSITDNELPGNEREIAYNLLDYIGLDKAKADRQVNQLSGGEQQRVAIARSLSTNVDVILADEPTGNLDEGKEEEIIEIFKELAHKHGKCVIVVTHSGEIAEQADASITLRKGGLLFNE
- a CDS encoding PASTA domain-containing protein, which translates into the protein MSDFLSNFTNDNYGNKQPRKKERHSDKSPLEETSTEERTNDSVELNGKENEQKSQLNNPTEKKDQHKTSASSQPIFDEDTQTITDPTYRKKQIRKKLLIAVSAIIVLMGCLFAYYQFSTVKVPDFVGKNVSEVREWGVDSGVKISPEQVYDFDEKINAVVKQNQTAGKRMKKKDKLIVQTSLGPDPKELIALPTFEEMTITQAQEWIESNKAENVTISEEYNDKVAAKKLIKQEFSQKDFDKKKYKREDQMILTYSKGKEVFEKNIAMPDFKKKDKGKLDEWVKANEIKATVKWVDSDEEKGKVLTQSVEPTVKVAKRECLSFTISKGKPIIVPDFSLYNKNTVEEITGLTVQVNEKFSDSVSFGGLLSQSVEAGKKYYEGEPLPTITVEYSVGQPYLRSYIGELEGDLAERFFNDYQSKGANITYTTYRTPSSEPKGTVVKMSLYNEFVSTDYHVSIGISDGSKASEVPKYQEDELDKELPETKDSLEDIAN
- the dnaG gene encoding DNA primase gives rise to the protein MSRIPQEVLDDIRHQVNIVDVVGQYVQLKKSGKNYFGLCPFHDEKSPSFSVAEDKQIFHCFGCGKGGNVFQFLQEVDGLSFVESVEKVAQTSHVEINYQFQPEMSVNETGQKRKIDTLIEMHEKAATLFQHVLLKTKVGEPALEYLYQRGLTDEQIEHFGIGFAPSENSLLRKVFENEGYSEELLEASGLMSLRDNGEFVDRFFGRIMFPIRNNQGKLVAFSGRLFDQYLLDQKKSPKYLNSPETEIFNKRQVLYNFYEARKTGRKENELVLFEGFMDVIAAHNAGITNGVASMGTSLTGEQINTLQRTVGQLLICYDGDNAGKEASFRALKTISEQSALDISLVLLPEKMDPDEFIQKYGSERFIHLLRNQRESPFTFKLDYYKQNKNLENEHDRFDYLNTMVTELLSVNSVIEREVYIKQLADNFDVSVEAIQAEIQKGLSNQTQERQSKRRDVYQPEIVIPQVQQVSKMSLAEKTEQMLMYRILHESSTASMIKNIPDFNFIHEEYQEIFQIYSEYKMLHDEFLEADFLNALTDERLKNKLIQISYLDMSEESSQQEINDYIRTINKANLEQLKQEKLMQQKEASRIGNKELELQLTIEIINIQKLLKD